Proteins encoded in a region of the Stieleria neptunia genome:
- a CDS encoding acyltransferase: MGRHSVLNRGCRIDTRGGVRVGENVSVSEDVVILTASHDPQSSSFAGRHAEVTVDDYAWIGTRAMLLPGVHVGRGAVVAAGSVVTRNVAPMMIVAGTPAREIGRRHCELKYHIDYRRSWH; the protein is encoded by the coding sequence ATGGGGCGACACTCCGTCCTCAATCGCGGCTGCCGCATTGACACGCGTGGTGGAGTAAGGGTCGGTGAAAACGTCTCGGTGAGCGAAGATGTCGTTATCCTAACCGCAAGCCACGATCCGCAGTCAAGCTCCTTCGCGGGGAGGCATGCTGAAGTCACGGTCGATGATTACGCATGGATTGGCACGCGAGCCATGCTACTGCCTGGTGTTCACGTAGGGCGAGGAGCAGTCGTGGCCGCTGGCAGTGTGGTCACAAGAAATGTAGCCCCTATGATGATAGTCGCCGGCACGCCTGCACGTGAAATTGGAAGACGTCATTGCGAGCTAAAGTACCATATTGATTATCGACGCTCATGGCATTGA
- a CDS encoding glycosyltransferase family 8 protein: MQSRVSVVLAADQRYFPGLLATVFTALASSRDRERFEFFIFDGGIDKLSKEKLEQLVVAFGNNHGIRWLVPRIEKFNGLISMNGNFLEYARLALPDLVGRPRVLWLDADLLVFRDCVELWGRSIGDALIAAASENIAFGDDVSNLHEFGIPDDASYFNTGVMVMDLDGLREFNFSAMAINFLRGNAGNYLWHDQSAINVVLHRRISELPRCFNSLNRAYLNSPSESFVGRGGYNYHFLERPKPWQRYSGEPHARIFYGIMKLLSEPMPELTSSRNRLDWLKWQFPRFAENWYSVTPKRFVKPVAMQTLRNIWGANSRLKHISGTGCVEKVVGRLKAAYLEAKEHSSQKRTLTS, from the coding sequence ATGCAGAGTAGGGTTTCAGTTGTTCTCGCTGCTGATCAGCGATATTTCCCGGGGCTTTTAGCGACAGTTTTTACAGCGCTGGCGTCGTCTCGTGATCGCGAGCGATTCGAATTTTTTATTTTCGATGGAGGCATTGACAAACTGTCAAAGGAAAAGCTGGAGCAACTTGTTGTCGCATTTGGCAACAATCACGGCATTCGGTGGTTGGTTCCACGGATCGAAAAATTCAACGGCTTAATTTCGATGAATGGAAACTTTTTGGAATACGCGAGATTGGCATTGCCGGATTTGGTAGGACGGCCTCGGGTTTTATGGCTAGATGCGGATCTGTTGGTGTTTCGAGACTGTGTTGAGCTTTGGGGGCGAAGCATTGGGGATGCGCTGATCGCAGCCGCAAGTGAAAATATCGCGTTTGGTGACGACGTGAGCAATCTACACGAATTTGGGATTCCGGATGACGCGTCATACTTCAATACCGGGGTGATGGTGATGGATCTGGACGGTTTGCGTGAATTCAATTTCAGTGCCATGGCTATCAACTTCCTAAGAGGGAATGCTGGGAACTATCTCTGGCATGATCAAAGTGCAATCAACGTGGTTCTTCACCGTCGTATCTCCGAATTGCCTCGTTGCTTTAATTCGCTCAACCGTGCGTACCTCAATTCACCGTCCGAAAGCTTTGTTGGGCGAGGGGGGTACAATTATCACTTTCTGGAACGTCCCAAGCCTTGGCAGCGGTACTCGGGTGAGCCACACGCAAGGATTTTTTATGGCATCATGAAGCTCCTGAGTGAGCCAATGCCAGAATTGACTTCTTCGAGAAATCGGCTGGACTGGTTGAAATGGCAGTTCCCGCGATTTGCTGAAAATTGGTATTCCGTCACACCCAAGCGTTTTGTCAAGCCCGTTGCAATGCAAACGTTGCGTAACATTTGGGGGGCGAACTCCAGGTTGAAGCATATCAGCGGCACCGGTTGTGTTGAGAAGGTTGTGGGGAGACTAAAAGCGGCGTATTTGGAAGCAAAGGAACACAGTTCTCAGAAAAGGACACTGACGTCATGA
- the gmd gene encoding GDP-mannose 4,6-dehydratase: MKKALITGITGQDGSYLAEFLLEKGYEVHGIKRRASSFNTDRIDHIYQSPHEEQPQFKLHYGDLTDTSNLTRIINAVQPDEVYNLGAQSHVAVSFESPEYTADVDAIGTLRLLEAIRFLGLEKKTRFYQASTSELFGLVQEIPQKETTPFYPRSPYAAAKMYAYWITVNYRESYGMYACNGILFNHESPRRGETFVTRKITRGISNIAQGLEECLYLGNMDALRDWGHAKDYVRMQWMMLQQEEADDFVIATGQQISVREFVKMSANEAGLELEFTGEGVDEIATVTQVTDSEKAPSVNPGDVIVRVDPRYFRPAEVETLLGDPTKAKQKLGWECEITVEQMCAEMVANDLENARKHALLKLHGHTVSVAVE; encoded by the coding sequence ATGAAAAAAGCACTCATCACCGGTATCACCGGTCAAGACGGATCCTACCTCGCCGAGTTCCTGCTCGAGAAAGGCTACGAGGTCCACGGGATCAAACGTCGAGCGTCCTCGTTCAACACGGACCGAATCGATCACATTTATCAGTCGCCGCACGAGGAGCAACCGCAATTCAAGTTGCACTACGGCGACCTGACCGACACGTCCAACTTGACGCGGATCATCAACGCGGTGCAGCCCGACGAAGTCTATAACTTGGGTGCCCAGTCGCACGTCGCGGTTTCGTTCGAGTCGCCTGAATACACCGCCGACGTCGACGCGATCGGAACGCTCCGACTGCTCGAAGCGATTCGTTTCCTTGGCCTGGAAAAGAAAACCCGTTTCTACCAAGCCTCCACGTCAGAATTGTTCGGCTTGGTTCAAGAGATCCCGCAGAAAGAAACCACGCCGTTCTATCCGCGTTCGCCCTATGCGGCGGCGAAGATGTACGCGTACTGGATCACGGTCAACTACCGCGAGTCGTACGGCATGTATGCCTGCAACGGGATCCTGTTCAATCACGAATCACCGCGGCGGGGCGAGACCTTCGTCACCCGCAAGATCACGCGAGGCATCTCCAACATTGCCCAGGGCCTCGAAGAATGCCTGTACCTGGGCAACATGGACGCCCTGCGAGATTGGGGGCACGCCAAGGACTATGTAAGGATGCAGTGGATGATGCTGCAGCAGGAAGAAGCCGACGACTTCGTGATCGCAACGGGGCAGCAGATCAGCGTCCGGGAGTTCGTCAAGATGTCGGCGAACGAAGCCGGCTTAGAACTCGAATTCACGGGCGAAGGCGTCGACGAGATCGCCACGGTCACGCAAGTCACCGACAGCGAGAAAGCTCCCTCGGTGAACCCCGGCGACGTGATCGTCCGGGTCGACCCCCGCTACTTCCGCCCGGCCGAAGTGGAAACCCTGCTCGGCGACCCCACCAAAGCCAAACAAAAACTCGGCTGGGAATGCGAGATCACGGTCGAACAAATGTGCGCCGAAATGGTCGCCAACGATCTTGAAAACGCCCGCAAACACGCCCTCCTCAAACTCCACGGCCACACCGTCAGCGTGGCGGTGGAGTAA
- a CDS encoding glycosyltransferase family 2 protein, whose protein sequence is MSSISPQKMSVVIPTYNRTDDLCRCLECLAPYFAEDRGCSDSFAVEVIVSDDACDKSLEMLLADRFSWCRYFTGPGQGPAANRNSGARHARGDWLVFTDDDCLPRPGWIDAYAKYTGEFDVLEGKTTSNRKRVRLSETAPINEYGGCLWSCNFAIRRSLFVELDGFDEEYLFWKEDQDLQQRILKSGRVIKFLPDACVVHPWKAPRAISKEHMVFAATRMFWEKHEAKPSSEAAYFIRAGVASFVKVTLPGVWRYSGKGVPYAALLNLAWITEGLRVLVRK, encoded by the coding sequence ATGAGCAGCATTAGCCCACAAAAGATGTCGGTTGTTATTCCGACCTATAACCGCACTGACGACCTTTGCCGCTGCCTGGAGTGCTTGGCTCCCTACTTCGCTGAAGATCGTGGCTGCAGCGACTCGTTTGCGGTCGAGGTGATCGTTAGTGACGACGCTTGTGACAAGTCTTTGGAAATGTTGCTTGCAGATCGATTTTCATGGTGCCGATACTTCACAGGGCCAGGGCAGGGGCCTGCAGCGAACCGAAATAGTGGAGCACGCCACGCTAGGGGAGACTGGCTCGTTTTTACAGACGATGATTGCTTACCTCGGCCCGGCTGGATAGACGCGTACGCGAAGTATACCGGGGAGTTTGATGTGCTCGAGGGCAAGACGACCTCGAATCGGAAGCGAGTGCGGCTCAGTGAGACGGCTCCCATAAACGAATACGGTGGCTGCCTTTGGTCCTGCAATTTTGCGATACGGAGGAGTTTGTTTGTCGAATTGGACGGCTTTGATGAAGAATACTTGTTCTGGAAAGAAGACCAGGACCTGCAGCAACGCATCCTCAAATCAGGAAGGGTAATAAAGTTTCTTCCTGACGCATGTGTAGTTCACCCGTGGAAAGCGCCCCGTGCAATATCAAAGGAGCACATGGTTTTCGCTGCCACCCGGATGTTCTGGGAGAAGCACGAAGCGAAACCAAGCAGTGAAGCCGCGTATTTCATTAGAGCCGGAGTTGCCAGCTTTGTAAAAGTTACACTGCCGGGAGTTTGGAGATACAGTGGAAAAGGGGTGCCCTATGCAGCGTTGCTGAACCTCGCATGGATCACCGAGGGGCTACGGGTGCTGGTAAGGAAGTAG
- a CDS encoding glycosyltransferase family 4 protein, whose product MVRQPTLSELIAAHRWSDVVYENNICLRLSWPAALFRKRSVIALRTWLSDDLRRNSLRKTAKSMWLRRANGVIAVSDSVRKRCWLPAEVIGNPYRHDVFVESSEIERNGDFVFLGRLVSDKGVDDAIAAFYEIRKTPQGRASTLAIIGDGPDRERLESTVKELGLTDSVTFHGALQGQELVSTLNRFKFIWIPSKWEEPFGNVALEGMACGCIPIASDGGGLPDAVGDAGIVFQRGNLESMIRESLALMQDRSRQQHYRDTAVSHLEKHRPSVVASKYLKTIENSVQLG is encoded by the coding sequence GTGGTGCGTCAGCCAACACTCTCGGAGTTGATTGCCGCGCACCGATGGTCGGATGTCGTCTATGAGAACAACATCTGCCTTCGGTTGTCATGGCCGGCGGCGCTTTTCCGTAAGAGGTCGGTGATTGCATTGCGGACGTGGTTGTCGGATGATTTAAGACGCAACTCGCTTCGGAAAACGGCGAAATCGATGTGGTTGCGTCGCGCCAATGGCGTCATTGCGGTCAGCGACAGTGTTCGCAAGCGATGCTGGCTTCCGGCTGAGGTTATCGGCAATCCGTACCGGCACGACGTGTTCGTTGAATCTTCAGAAATCGAACGTAACGGAGATTTTGTTTTTCTCGGCCGTCTCGTGTCAGATAAAGGCGTTGACGACGCAATCGCTGCGTTTTACGAGATCAGGAAGACGCCGCAAGGTCGGGCAAGCACTCTTGCCATCATCGGTGACGGGCCGGACCGTGAGCGATTGGAGTCAACCGTAAAGGAGTTGGGATTGACGGACTCCGTTACGTTCCACGGGGCACTGCAGGGTCAGGAGTTAGTAAGTACGCTTAACCGATTCAAATTCATCTGGATTCCTTCGAAATGGGAAGAGCCGTTCGGCAACGTCGCCCTCGAAGGCATGGCTTGCGGTTGCATTCCTATCGCATCAGATGGCGGTGGATTGCCGGATGCAGTCGGGGACGCTGGGATCGTTTTTCAGCGAGGCAACTTGGAGTCGATGATTCGAGAGAGCTTGGCGTTGATGCAGGATCGTTCAAGGCAGCAGCATTATCGTGATACGGCGGTGTCGCATCTGGAAAAACATCGCCCCTCGGTCGTTGCCAGCAAGTATCTGAAGACGATCGAAAACAGTGTCCAGTTGGGTTAG
- a CDS encoding lipopolysaccharide biosynthesis protein has translation MSNNTNERSEMQADVPLIATPQSAYRAFILALPRVREWGKLIAITGSAQVAVQAIGFITGILVIRLLPTQEYALYTIANTMLGTMALLADGGVSSGVMSQGGKVWSDKKKLGAVLVTGFALRRKFAVGSAFVAIPVLLYLLRHHGASWGVSAMLAFSLMPVFVATLSGKLLEIAPKLNQDISKLQKLQVGTNLIRLASSGFLLMVFPLAAVAIAATGVAQIWWNRRLAARTEEYADFQVAEDRNVRDEMLVIVRRVLPSSIYFSFSLQLSFWLLSFFGSGESIAQLGALSRVAVAVGVLTTISSYLVIPRFARLPASPSVLKAFYIKVQLVLFVVCGFGCLVGCFLAGPILAILPVEYASLTLAFQLKLGVAAFGVLIGTLVGLNASRGYIMSPKIQIPLNLAIVAVTAAVFQPTTLIGVLYVDLTRAAIAPVVQNAIFFTHLKQAK, from the coding sequence TTGTCAAACAATACGAATGAACGTTCAGAGATGCAGGCGGATGTGCCCTTGATAGCCACCCCCCAGTCGGCGTATCGCGCGTTCATCCTGGCCTTGCCACGCGTCCGCGAGTGGGGCAAGCTTATTGCAATCACTGGTTCGGCTCAGGTAGCGGTCCAGGCGATAGGATTCATCACCGGAATACTCGTTATACGGTTGCTGCCAACCCAAGAATACGCGCTATACACAATTGCCAACACGATGCTCGGCACCATGGCGTTGCTTGCCGATGGTGGTGTCTCGTCAGGGGTGATGTCGCAGGGCGGAAAGGTTTGGAGCGATAAGAAGAAGCTGGGAGCTGTGCTGGTCACGGGATTCGCTCTACGTCGAAAATTTGCAGTCGGGAGTGCGTTTGTTGCGATACCCGTTCTATTGTACCTCCTCCGACATCATGGTGCGTCGTGGGGCGTTTCGGCGATGCTCGCATTCTCATTAATGCCCGTTTTCGTTGCGACGCTGAGTGGCAAACTGCTCGAGATAGCACCCAAACTAAATCAAGATATTTCGAAACTGCAAAAGCTCCAAGTCGGCACCAACCTCATTAGACTTGCATCTAGTGGGTTTCTGCTAATGGTATTTCCCCTTGCAGCGGTGGCGATTGCTGCAACTGGTGTCGCCCAGATTTGGTGGAATCGACGGCTTGCGGCACGAACCGAAGAATATGCCGATTTCCAGGTGGCTGAAGATCGAAATGTGAGAGACGAGATGCTAGTGATTGTTCGGCGTGTCCTTCCATCGTCTATCTATTTCAGCTTCTCTCTTCAGCTTAGCTTTTGGTTGCTTTCGTTTTTTGGATCCGGCGAATCAATCGCTCAACTTGGGGCGCTAAGCCGAGTCGCGGTTGCGGTTGGTGTGCTAACGACAATTTCTTCCTATCTTGTCATTCCGCGATTTGCGCGGCTCCCAGCGTCGCCATCTGTATTGAAGGCGTTCTATATAAAAGTGCAACTTGTGCTCTTTGTGGTATGCGGTTTTGGATGCTTAGTGGGCTGCTTTCTTGCGGGCCCCATTCTCGCGATATTGCCAGTTGAGTACGCATCGCTCACCCTTGCTTTTCAGTTAAAGTTGGGGGTCGCTGCTTTCGGTGTGCTAATCGGAACGCTAGTGGGTCTGAATGCAAGCCGAGGGTATATCATGTCGCCAAAAATTCAGATTCCGCTAAACCTTGCAATCGTTGCAGTTACGGCGGCAGTTTTCCAGCCAACGACGCTCATCGGAGTCTTGTACGTCGATCTGACGCGAGCCGCCATTGCCCCAGTCGTGCAGAATGCGATTTTTTTCACCCACTTGAAGCAAGCTAAATAA
- a CDS encoding glycosyltransferase encodes MNHIRQKSQTPTKSARRLTIVFLCGSLEPGRDGVGDYTRRLAAECIRQGHDALVIALCDREDPLFSDSKCEIEKHQSDQGTAVRCVRWSRNDGWARKTRRLAQILRQESPDVISIQFVPYSFNARGLPFQFLRCFWKCRAVVGGRWHIMFHELWIGPQEGKPLSSRVISRLQRSVVRQLRLCDVVHTHLPVYREALAQCGINASPLPLFSNIARSTQFVGNRAINGVVNIGFFSQQDPVAEVRDWIVTFTEDAEKGGSSVCLHLAGARGSAAESYWRKSLAGKAEVAVHGWMVPEELSVYLRSMDLGITTVPRHAIGKSGSVAAFFEHGTPVAAPVTSVAHPHTGLFIEREHKMVLNSFADLKKFERRPSEEPTKLTSICHEFLNSMYIASSQHIRQPF; translated from the coding sequence ATGAACCACATCCGACAGAAATCACAAACTCCTACGAAAAGTGCACGGCGATTGACGATCGTCTTTCTATGCGGGAGCCTCGAACCGGGGCGTGATGGTGTGGGTGACTATACACGGCGCCTGGCTGCCGAGTGTATCCGACAGGGTCATGATGCCTTGGTTATTGCGCTTTGCGATCGCGAAGACCCTCTATTCAGTGACTCGAAGTGTGAAATCGAGAAGCATCAAAGCGACCAGGGCACCGCCGTTCGATGCGTCCGTTGGTCGAGAAATGACGGTTGGGCGCGGAAGACGAGACGGCTCGCTCAGATTCTTCGGCAGGAGTCACCCGATGTGATTAGCATTCAATTTGTCCCTTACTCCTTCAACGCAAGAGGCCTTCCCTTTCAGTTCCTGCGATGCTTTTGGAAATGCAGAGCGGTGGTAGGGGGGCGATGGCACATCATGTTTCATGAGCTTTGGATTGGGCCTCAAGAGGGAAAGCCACTATCGAGTCGGGTCATATCTCGATTGCAGCGTTCGGTGGTCCGTCAACTGCGACTGTGCGATGTCGTGCACACACACCTTCCTGTGTACAGGGAGGCATTGGCACAATGCGGGATCAACGCAAGTCCACTGCCCCTATTCAGTAACATCGCACGTAGTACGCAGTTTGTGGGCAATAGGGCCATCAACGGTGTTGTAAATATTGGATTCTTTTCGCAGCAGGATCCAGTCGCAGAGGTTCGTGACTGGATAGTTACATTTACCGAGGATGCCGAGAAAGGCGGGAGCAGTGTTTGCCTCCACCTTGCGGGGGCGCGGGGAAGCGCAGCGGAGAGCTATTGGCGGAAAAGTCTTGCCGGCAAAGCCGAGGTCGCTGTTCATGGGTGGATGGTGCCTGAAGAACTCTCGGTCTACCTGAGGTCGATGGATCTCGGGATAACCACCGTGCCGCGGCATGCGATTGGGAAGAGTGGCAGCGTTGCGGCTTTTTTTGAGCATGGCACTCCGGTCGCAGCACCAGTTACTTCCGTTGCTCATCCACATACTGGGCTGTTCATCGAACGCGAACACAAAATGGTCCTCAATAGCTTTGCTGACCTGAAGAAGTTTGAAAGACGCCCCTCAGAAGAGCCAACGAAGCTCACGTCCATTTGCCATGAGTTCCTCAATTCAATGTACATCGCGTCAAGTCAACACATAAGGCAACCGTTCTAG
- a CDS encoding acyltransferase family protein, with protein MTGQISRSYSAFLDVIRLYAALSVFAGHAEFGWFGKVRLPFFMDTHDAVVMFFVLSGYVIAYSQQVNKRELASFIQARVSRLYATVIPAIGLSIVATIALDQLSPDLCVSIAKPYDFIRYLVTLGFMQSVWFRHLSPSINGAFWSLSYEFAYYMLFAVTTLTNNWKTRAFATLVVAAIAGPGIMLLLPAWLLGVFAFHAKRFRFTRFTTVIVAFVSAVIVAYATLSGWRFPLQPGTPPLNFSSSFISDNILAIGIAGALVVAEKVFWFDINGAFAKWIRRAGDLTFPIYLFHFPVLVLFAAAGGAVSVESGPSNTGGLVLAFVFTIALSIFSDYFQPSISRLIKSCFAVIRNSLLKQRMRRVLATPKQKVNR; from the coding sequence ATGACAGGTCAGATATCACGTTCGTACTCTGCGTTTCTGGATGTCATTCGGCTCTATGCTGCTTTATCAGTGTTCGCCGGTCACGCTGAGTTCGGCTGGTTCGGCAAAGTGCGTTTGCCGTTTTTCATGGACACGCATGATGCAGTTGTGATGTTTTTTGTTTTGTCGGGCTATGTCATTGCCTATTCCCAACAGGTCAATAAACGTGAATTGGCTAGTTTTATTCAAGCTAGGGTGTCCCGTCTTTATGCAACAGTCATTCCGGCCATCGGTCTTTCGATTGTTGCGACAATCGCGTTGGATCAGCTGAGCCCAGATCTTTGCGTCAGTATTGCGAAGCCGTACGACTTCATCAGGTACCTTGTTACACTAGGGTTTATGCAAAGCGTTTGGTTTCGCCATTTGTCGCCGTCGATCAATGGGGCATTCTGGTCGTTGAGTTACGAATTTGCATACTACATGCTGTTTGCAGTCACGACGCTGACGAATAATTGGAAGACGCGGGCTTTCGCAACATTGGTTGTCGCTGCGATCGCAGGGCCAGGGATCATGCTGCTGCTCCCGGCTTGGCTCTTAGGAGTCTTCGCGTTCCACGCGAAGAGGTTCAGGTTCACGAGATTCACAACCGTAATCGTTGCATTCGTGTCAGCTGTGATCGTCGCTTACGCTACTCTTTCCGGATGGCGTTTTCCTTTGCAGCCAGGAACACCTCCGCTGAATTTTTCTAGCAGCTTCATTTCCGATAACATTCTTGCTATCGGCATTGCGGGGGCATTGGTCGTCGCAGAGAAGGTGTTTTGGTTTGACATTAACGGGGCGTTCGCGAAGTGGATAAGAAGAGCTGGAGACCTGACATTTCCTATCTATCTATTCCATTTCCCAGTCCTGGTCCTGTTCGCAGCGGCAGGAGGCGCGGTAAGCGTTGAGTCTGGCCCGTCAAATACTGGCGGATTGGTCCTTGCGTTCGTTTTCACGATCGCACTCTCAATATTTTCTGACTATTTCCAACCAAGCATTTCTCGATTGATCAAGTCTTGCTTTGCGGTGATTCGCAATTCATTGTTAAAGCAAAGAATGCGAAGGGTCCTTGCGACGCCAAAACAAAAAGTAAACAGATAG
- a CDS encoding sulfotransferase family protein: protein MSVSGGRKVFCLGLSRTGTTSLCLGLEALGLKTKHFPFELFARPEVIWAQKFYPKIKRSLSRRWQLRKELKALRLHDPVVTLNSYDAFGDLPIPLFFKELDGAFPDAKFIYTTRQIDSWLDSMEWLLERGRYERGWTTGELADEMHFAIYNSARFDKPRLAKAFLDHEQCVREHFDGREGKLCTIDISRGELTFERICQFLGLPVPSGPFPTANAK from the coding sequence ATGAGTGTATCGGGCGGACGCAAGGTTTTTTGCCTCGGGCTTTCTCGGACCGGAACGACCTCGCTCTGCTTGGGACTGGAAGCGTTGGGGCTAAAGACGAAGCATTTTCCATTCGAGCTTTTTGCGCGACCGGAAGTTATTTGGGCGCAGAAGTTCTACCCAAAAATCAAGCGGAGCTTGTCTAGGCGTTGGCAGTTGCGAAAAGAGTTGAAGGCGCTCAGGCTGCATGACCCTGTCGTCACACTCAATTCTTATGACGCTTTCGGGGATTTGCCAATTCCACTCTTTTTCAAGGAGCTGGACGGGGCCTTTCCAGATGCGAAGTTTATATACACGACGCGTCAAATCGATAGCTGGTTGGATAGCATGGAATGGTTGCTCGAACGCGGCCGTTACGAACGTGGGTGGACTACTGGTGAACTAGCCGACGAAATGCACTTTGCCATCTACAACTCAGCTCGATTTGATAAACCAAGATTAGCGAAAGCGTTTTTGGACCATGAGCAATGTGTCCGCGAGCACTTCGACGGCCGCGAAGGCAAGCTTTGCACGATTGATATTTCACGCGGAGAGTTGACGTTTGAGAGGATTTGTCAATTCCTCGGCCTCCCCGTTCCATCGGGTCCATTTCCAACTGCAAACGCAAAATGA
- a CDS encoding glycosyltransferase family 4 protein, producing MRLPAEADDSGIVLSHPTGNANSRGVLGGLLASDQLAAFHTTIATFDRGIWAQLGKTRLGRDFGRRRFDEAAKARTHQRPSRELARMVAGRLGLGFLTRHETSLCSVDAVYRDLDRHVARRIGRSQFRAVYSYEDGALETFRTAKSLGIKCLYDLPIGYWKSARKLLETERERWPEWESTMPGFRDSDEKLACKDEELQLADRIYVASRFTKQTLSEFDGPLAPVEVIPYGFPDPGPQRSFEDIHHRPLKLLFVGGLSQRKGIADVFAIADQLGDAVDLTVVGRSAVQSCNVLNDALGRHRWIPSLPHDDVLRLMRENDVLLFPSLFEGFGLVITEAMSQGTPVITTDRTAGPDVITSGEDGWIIPAGNTPALRSAVENILDDPDQIVRISENARQTAMRRPWETYGKTLATAIKTYLETEVDGQ from the coding sequence ATGCGATTGCCTGCTGAAGCAGACGATTCTGGAATTGTCCTGTCGCACCCCACTGGGAACGCCAACTCGCGTGGCGTACTTGGGGGGCTGTTGGCATCCGATCAGTTGGCAGCTTTCCATACCACGATCGCAACCTTTGACCGTGGTATTTGGGCACAACTCGGAAAGACTCGCCTGGGGCGAGACTTCGGGCGTCGCCGATTCGACGAGGCAGCCAAGGCGCGAACCCATCAGCGGCCCAGTCGGGAATTGGCCCGGATGGTCGCCGGGCGATTGGGGCTCGGATTTCTGACGCGACACGAGACAAGCTTATGTAGCGTGGACGCAGTTTATCGCGATCTTGATCGGCACGTTGCCCGCCGCATAGGCCGGAGCCAGTTCCGAGCCGTGTACTCGTATGAAGATGGGGCGCTCGAAACGTTTCGGACCGCAAAGTCGCTAGGGATCAAGTGTCTCTACGACCTGCCGATCGGCTATTGGAAATCGGCTCGCAAATTACTGGAAACCGAACGAGAGCGTTGGCCCGAATGGGAGTCGACCATGCCGGGTTTCCGGGACTCGGACGAGAAACTTGCTTGCAAGGACGAGGAACTGCAGCTCGCCGATCGGATTTATGTCGCGAGCCGATTTACAAAACAAACGTTGAGCGAATTTGATGGCCCTTTGGCCCCTGTTGAAGTGATTCCGTATGGCTTTCCTGATCCGGGACCGCAGCGGAGCTTCGAAGACATTCATCACCGTCCGTTGAAACTGCTGTTTGTGGGCGGATTGTCCCAGCGGAAAGGAATCGCAGATGTGTTTGCGATTGCTGACCAACTCGGCGACGCGGTGGACTTAACCGTCGTTGGACGCAGTGCGGTGCAAAGTTGCAACGTCTTGAACGACGCGTTGGGGCGCCATCGATGGATTCCGAGTTTGCCACACGATGACGTGCTGCGGCTCATGCGAGAAAACGACGTGCTCTTGTTCCCCTCCTTATTCGAGGGATTCGGCTTGGTCATTACCGAGGCCATGTCGCAGGGGACGCCGGTCATCACGACGGATCGAACTGCAGGGCCGGATGTAATCACGTCAGGTGAGGATGGCTGGATCATCCCCGCGGGCAACACGCCTGCGTTACGATCCGCCGTCGAGAATATCCTCGATGATCCTGACCAGATCGTGAGGATCAGCGAGAATGCACGTCAGACGGCGATGCGTCGGCCCTGGGAGACCTATGGGAAGACCCTGGCGACTGCGATCAAGACCTATCTGGAAACGGAAGTCGATGGCCAATAG